The following are from one region of the Methyloversatilis discipulorum genome:
- the nifX gene encoding nitrogen fixation protein NifX — protein MKIAFATQDKQRVDAHFGWAKHLAVYEIDKAGYHHVEDFDFGGKLDEDGDEDKLAPKLEAIKDVAIVYVAAIGGSAAARVVASKIHPIKVNQPEPIMDILDKLQEVLRGTPPPWLRKALQKDEARSFDFEDEVEEHG, from the coding sequence ATGAAGATCGCCTTCGCCACCCAGGACAAGCAGCGCGTCGACGCGCACTTCGGCTGGGCCAAACACCTCGCCGTGTACGAGATCGACAAGGCCGGCTACCACCACGTCGAGGACTTCGACTTCGGCGGCAAGCTGGACGAGGACGGCGACGAGGACAAGCTCGCGCCCAAGCTGGAGGCGATCAAGGACGTCGCCATCGTCTATGTCGCCGCCATCGGCGGCTCGGCCGCCGCGCGCGTGGTCGCCAGCAAGATCCACCCGATCAAGGTGAATCAGCCGGAGCCCATCATGGACATCCTGGACAAGCTGCAGGAAGTGCTGCGCGGCACGCCGCCGCCGTGGCTGCGCAAGGCGCTGCAGAAGGACGAAGCACGCAGTTTCGATTTTGAAGACGAGGTGGAAGAACATGGCTGA
- a CDS encoding NifX-associated nitrogen fixation protein has translation MAETLELSAEDSAALASPFLSELIKQYRAQDMHGAWEGKSDAQLLEPYILSAEARRALPIMGDPDPETLWRIELFYNAVGLSIERATKVMVTPMMKMSHEGFGRMVLIAGRLIAVNKQLRDAHRFGFPTYAKLAEAGQKFVDEGVGMVNKYNEVANWG, from the coding sequence ATGGCTGAAACACTGGAACTGAGCGCCGAGGACAGCGCAGCGCTGGCATCACCCTTCCTGAGCGAACTGATCAAGCAGTACCGCGCGCAGGACATGCACGGCGCCTGGGAAGGCAAGAGCGACGCGCAGCTGCTCGAACCCTACATCCTGAGCGCCGAGGCGCGCCGCGCGCTGCCCATCATGGGCGACCCGGACCCGGAAACGCTGTGGCGCATCGAGCTGTTCTACAACGCGGTCGGGTTGTCGATCGAGCGTGCCACCAAGGTGATGGTGACGCCGATGATGAAGATGTCGCACGAGGGCTTCGGCCGCATGGTGCTGATCGCCGGTCGCCTGATCGCGGTGAACAAGCAGCTGCGCGACGCCCACCGCTTCGGTTTCCCGACCTACGCGAAGCTGGCCGAGGCGGGGCAGAAGTTCGTCGACGAGGGCGTCGGCATGGTGAACAAGTACAACGAAGTCGCCAACTGGGGCTGA
- the fdxB gene encoding ferredoxin III, nif-specific produces the protein MAAFSVTLPSGEIWTPKFVSSLNQDTCIGCARCVKVCANDVLQLAGVTEDGDIVVVDPDNEDDDEEYERKVMTISRQVNCVGCQACSKVCPKKCYTHAPVEV, from the coding sequence ATGGCTGCATTTTCCGTCACGCTGCCCAGCGGCGAAATCTGGACGCCGAAGTTCGTGTCCAGTCTGAACCAGGACACCTGTATCGGCTGCGCGCGCTGCGTGAAGGTCTGTGCCAACGACGTGCTGCAGCTCGCCGGTGTCACCGAGGACGGCGACATCGTCGTAGTCGATCCGGACAACGAGGATGACGACGAGGAGTACGAGCGCAAGGTGATGACCATCTCGCGCCAGGTGAACTGCGTGGGCTGTCAGGCCTGTTCCAAGGTCTGCCCGAAGAAGTGCTACACGCACGCGCCGGTCGAGGTGTGA
- a CDS encoding CCE_0567 family metalloprotein, with product MEDVDALKTRVKKLNAQATQAKMDLHDLSEELPTNWEKILEVAQVAYDAHQSLMAARKELAAATA from the coding sequence ATGGAAGACGTCGACGCACTGAAGACACGGGTGAAGAAGCTCAACGCGCAGGCAACGCAGGCCAAGATGGACCTGCACGATCTGTCGGAAGAACTGCCGACCAACTGGGAGAAGATCCTCGAAGTCGCGCAGGTCGCCTACGACGCGCACCAGTCGCTGATGGCTGCGCGCAAGGAACTGGCGGCCGCGACCGCCTGA
- the nifN gene encoding nitrogenase iron-molybdenum cofactor biosynthesis protein NifN, translated as MATVIESKKACTVNPLKMSQPLGACYAFMGLDNCMPMMHGSQGCTSFGLVLLVRHFKEAIPMQTTAMNEVSTILGGLENIEQAVLNIKKRANPALIAIASTGLTETKGDDVDGYLNLIRRKHGEALTGTEIVYVSTPDYVGAFEDGWGKAVLAVIDAFAQPCDRDAGLVNLLPGAHLTPADIEELRETIEAFDLRVQVLPDISGSLDGHIPDNFTPTTLGGTRVDTLRRVGAAAATLAVGARMDAAAAAIEERCGVPFRVFDRLTGLAAVDDFLQYLSELSGRPVPPKYRRARTQLLDVMLDAHFWVGGRKMAIGAEPDLLYALATTAAEMGAEVVAAVSTTPSRVLEAVPCAEVLLGDLEDLEMRAKAAGAELLITHAHGRQPAARLGIPLLREGLPMFDRLGAAHVLRVGYRGTRELILGWANTFLADEHVNTPEDWPLPQESIVAASEVSQASACSSGGCGCASSAEIPETVASGT; from the coding sequence ATGGCCACCGTCATCGAATCGAAGAAGGCCTGCACGGTCAATCCGCTCAAGATGAGCCAGCCTCTGGGCGCGTGCTACGCCTTCATGGGCCTGGACAACTGCATGCCCATGATGCATGGCTCGCAGGGCTGCACCTCGTTCGGCCTGGTACTGCTGGTTCGCCACTTCAAGGAGGCGATCCCGATGCAGACCACGGCGATGAACGAGGTGAGCACCATCCTCGGCGGGCTGGAGAACATCGAACAGGCGGTGCTGAACATCAAGAAGCGCGCCAATCCGGCACTGATCGCCATCGCCTCGACCGGTCTGACCGAAACCAAGGGCGACGACGTCGATGGCTACCTGAACCTGATCCGCCGCAAGCACGGCGAGGCGCTGACCGGTACCGAGATCGTCTACGTATCGACGCCGGACTACGTCGGCGCCTTCGAGGACGGCTGGGGCAAGGCGGTGCTGGCCGTGATCGACGCCTTCGCGCAGCCCTGCGATCGCGACGCCGGCCTGGTGAACCTGCTGCCGGGCGCACACCTGACGCCGGCCGACATCGAGGAACTGCGCGAAACCATCGAAGCCTTCGACTTGCGCGTGCAGGTGCTGCCCGATATTTCCGGTTCGCTCGACGGTCACATTCCGGACAACTTCACGCCGACCACGCTGGGCGGCACCCGCGTCGACACGCTGCGCCGGGTCGGCGCAGCGGCCGCCACCCTCGCCGTCGGCGCGCGCATGGACGCCGCCGCGGCGGCGATCGAGGAACGCTGCGGCGTGCCCTTCCGCGTATTCGACCGGCTGACCGGACTGGCCGCGGTAGACGACTTCCTGCAGTACCTGTCGGAACTGTCCGGCCGTCCGGTGCCGCCGAAATACCGCCGTGCGCGTACCCAGCTGCTGGACGTGATGCTGGACGCCCACTTCTGGGTCGGCGGCAGGAAGATGGCCATCGGCGCCGAACCGGACCTGCTCTACGCACTGGCGACCACCGCCGCCGAAATGGGCGCCGAAGTGGTGGCGGCCGTCAGCACCACGCCGTCGCGCGTGCTCGAAGCCGTGCCCTGTGCCGAAGTGCTGCTCGGCGATCTCGAGGATCTGGAAATGCGCGCCAAGGCGGCCGGCGCCGAACTGCTGATCACGCATGCGCATGGCCGGCAGCCGGCGGCGCGACTGGGCATTCCGCTGCTGCGCGAGGGCCTGCCGATGTTCGACCGGCTGGGCGCGGCGCACGTACTGCGTGTCGGCTACCGCGGCACGCGCGAACTGATACTCGGCTGGGCCAACACCTTCCTCGCCGACGAGCACGTGAACACGCCTGAGGACTGGCCGCTGCCGCAGGAGAGCATCGTCGCGGCGAGCGAGGTCAGCCAGGCCTCCGCCTGCAGCAGCGGCGGCTGCGGCTGCGCATCGTCCGCCGAAATTCCTGAAACCGTTGCGTCCGGCACCTGA